tgatttattatttagcaaatatggaaaaaaaatgaaatggaattcttaaaattttaaatttaaatttaaatttaaatccgGCTAAATTGTGCATGTAtatctggtttttttttttttgagatttagGAAAATAGATCGATTTTGGAAAAAGTATGAAAGCGAGTCCAACTGAACAAGCTTTTGCTGACATGTCAAGAAAGCACGCACAGCTGAAAACGTTTTCTGAAAATTCCAAAGGAAACGTGTCCAGTTGGATGCGCTTTCCCTGACATGTCAGCAAAAGCTCGTCCAGCTGGACGTGCTTTCCTACTAAATGTGCAGAAAGCTTGCCCAACTAGATGCGTTTTCTTTGGAATTGTGCGGAAAGCTTGCCCAATTGGTGGGCGAGCTTTCCTGCCAACTTTGCAGAAAACGCACTTTTCATATTCTTTCTCTAAAATTAACCTATTTccctaaatctaaaaaaaaacgacttatttgataaattttaaaaaaaatgttaatttaaccttttaatcgattcaaaataaaattaacttgaatatatgtatttcatctttaattataaggaaaaaaaagtaacaagtacaaataaatttgagttttaattttattattaaaccaataCATCATTCACATATAATGCATTATTAAATATCtttgtaattaatttcattccatgtttttaaatttaattaaaacctacaAAATGCTCATTAATGATaatcataaaatacaaaataaccTCTTGGACTATCAATTGTGTTttccattaaaaattgtattaacttaaaaacacagaaaatgaaggaaaaaactaatttgttatgtaattatagtaaaatatataataatttaattcgaGATCTGATTCGGGATTTGACCCAACATACTCGTAGTTTAAGTAACTTCAGGCACTTCATTTGAAAAAGGAGACTCCCACTCTGTTTTCTGAACGAGAAGACCGTCCTCTTCCATCTTAACTTTCATCTTGACTTCTATTAATACTGtgcattaagaaaaaaaaaacttcactGTAGAAGAACATTCACTCTGTTTGTACGTCACAAGTAAAACTATgaaagatttatttttcaagtctTCTATCGAATTCAATCACCGAATAACTCTATTCTTAtctattccaaaaaaaaaataataaacttgaaattttgaacAATGCCTATATATGCATGTAAAACCTAATGAGTTGCCAAATTTAGATAGTATGAAGATAagcaatgtatttttttatttcttttactcaTATAATGGATTGGGCAtgaacaattaattaataattaactctaaaaatataaaagacaaagaaaatatttatttgatttgcaagatgataaattgttgaaaatataattataatgatCAAAGCTTAAAAGTAATGTGCATTTGAAGCatcatattatataaaaaaaacaacaacaaataatgccaaaaattagttgaaattatTGGACCAATTTTAGCTCAacaatttttatcttttttgagttaaaatttaCGACAATTAATGAATGAATTGAGTAACTAAATTGACAtcaaattcttttcaaaattaattgcAAGTGAGGTTGTCGAGgggagtttatattttttatttggagaAAATTTTGAGGTATCTTACATTGATAGTTAACGGACTTTTCATAGATGGAAATATTTTGCTCGAAGTATCCGTGTCTGGTTTATCCCTAAATTTTGTCTCTTGTCTTTGTAGATAGCCCAAGGCGGGTTCACAGAGTAGATTATGCCTTGTCAACTAAGGAAATATGAGCTTTTAGCTTTGGTGGTAAGAATGGTGCCACTTTTTCCACTCCATGAACTCGTCGAGTGCTCTTCGCAAAGTTGTGAAACAAAATCcgaggataaaattgaatatagaCACCCCAAGCACAATATCTCCACTGTTAAGAGGCTCGTTGATTCCTAACAGAAAACACTTCAAAAATTTCTCCTTGAAAGAGTCCAATCCCACAACaagatttctttcctttttttttctttttgaaaaagttatatgttataactaaaaatataaataatttaaatgtttagcaatacatttaaaaaaaaatctaattcgATTGCAAAagtatttgaaagtttttaagttgatacaatacttaaaactactcataattcatcccaactcttaaataggaggataaatgCGTTCCAGCACAGTCAAACTCACGTTCTCCTGCACTGACACCAATACTAATACTAAccgaattaagactcaatcgaaaatcaatacattttttaagaaaaagatgaataaaCACGAATAAACAAACccattgtaaaattattatgattGGACTTACAACTTTAActttaaatactcaaattcaatGGATAAAAGCCTATGGTTGATTGAAATTGTATGGTGCATGCACTTTTATTTGAATTGCATGTCTTTTGTGGACATCTTTTATTAAacattacatttaattaaatttatttataggtTCAGTTAATTAAGACTTAAATAAATCTGTTAATCtattaacatataatattgCAATATCACTCTAATGTTGTCTTTAAATAAGAGGTTTAAAGTTTAAGTACGTTTTACCGATTGAGTCTTACCAGCTCGATTGGTATGAgcattattgtcaatgcagaaggacgtgggttcgagtacGCTAAATTACATTaccctcctatttatgggttggggaggggctatggGTAATTGTaggtattgtgtcaaaaagtacagatataatcaaaatctacaatgagattgttcaaaaaaaattatgcttaCAAATAATCCGTATATATaacaatgaagaaaataaaaattttcactataataataaaattacattttgacccttctaaaaattattcattttatcaCTCTAAAACAATCTTTTAACTTGACCTGTacatataatgaaatttaaatcaaatataaatttaaacaaaatcaatacataaattacataaaataaaacttgaacTCTCACCTCtcatatttatcaatcataCCAAATTCTCATTATCTACTCATACATATATTGGATTATGAAATTTCATAACATGGCCAATTGTtaaccaaaattgaaaataacataatttcttttgaacaattttattataagttttgattatatcaattttttttagacAATACTTAAAACTATTCATAGCCCCTTCtgaacccataaataggaggataatgcgtttaAGTGCATTCGAACCTATGCCCTCTTACATTGACACTCATACCAATCGAACTAAAATTCAATCCGTAAAAAATAGCATAATTACATTatcattaacaatttaatattatataacgATGAATGTAACAATCGTGAAGAAGACCCTcacttataatttttcaaagtgcAATCCACGTATGACTAAGAAGAAGGACCATGGTTTAcgtgttttaaattttactttataataaaaggtatctaaaattatatttatattattttaatattttaattgagctattatcataaatcaaagaatttaaGACTTTAAAAGTTCATATATATTCGAGTTTCATCATTTACAAGTGGTATATGTGACTCCTCtctcaaattattcaatttaaatctCACTATATGTAAGCTCTGTTCATATTTATTCgatttagatatattttaattttcaatccTATACTTTGTAACGAGTTGATTATCGTTATAGATGATTGAACATTTAGTCTTTGAGCTTTGAAACATTTCTCACTTtgggatttaaatttttttttgtccacgTTAGTTCCAGCTCTCCCGTGTTCCCAAATTAATCTCTGAATTTAGATATCATTAAGGTATGGTGATGCGGCGCTTTGATATCGTATCACATCatctgaaaatttttaaaaaaatattttcaaaaaatagtatatattttttaaattttatataaaattttaaatgatgatgtgataccattttatatgataattaaaaaaaataaaatcaaattgaaaaaaatagaaatgaaatgttacataaattaaattataaaatagaaatagaaatatataaaaagaaaattcattgAACTTTTTAAAGCTGATTTGTTTGTTCTCGTAAGTGCGTTTCCCCATACACTGTTTCGTTTAGAAATTCTCAAAGAACTCCTGAGTGGCCCCACTTTGTGGGTCCCTTCAAATTTAGTACAAAAAATGACGCCATATTTCTCTTtacttctcttcttctttttccttataTAAATACCTTCACATGCTCCAAGCATTAACCTAAagctcaccaaaaaaaaaaaaaagaacaactcagctttctttttttattttcaagcaaaaATGGAAGCAAGAGAGCCACATAATGCGACGGCAAGGACACATTCAGGCGTAAACAGTGAACTCCACACGTCTCCCTGGCATTCGCCGGTACCCTACTTGTTCGGCGGGTTAGCTGCCATGTTGGGTCTTATAGCGTTTGCGCTTCTCGTCCTTGCATGTTCTTATTGGAAACTATTGGGTTACAACGAGAACGACGGTGAAGGGGGAACGGAGAGAGACTTAGAAGCCGGAGAAGGTAAAGGTGAAGCTGGTCGGCCGGTTATGGAACCAAAGGTTCTTGTTATAATGGCGGGAGAAAAAAAGCCGACGTTCTTGGCCACCCCAATTGGTTCTAACGGGTCGTATTATTTGGGTGACAATAGTGAAAAGCGATGTTGCTGTAGTGATCAAAAGGGAGAGGAAGGCAAGCAAGATGAGAAAGAGGTCTGCCGTGGTGGTGATGGTGGTGGTGACGGTGGAGCTGAAACTACGGTGACCCAACAATCTTCAAgtgatgatcattgattttgtaaaagaaaaaattgaaggaaaaaaaaaagaaagaaaatttaggaTGATATAAGATCAGATATTGAGTATTTCAAGGTGGGGGTTCTTTGGAAGGATGGGTGGCGGTGGTTGTGTTGTGGGTCTGTATATttagctttttatttttcagcttGCAATTGCATGCTCCATTGATGTTAGCTTTAGCTTTTTCagttttccttttgttttttttatgctttttggGCTCTTTCTCTTCCATTTTTTTGATGTACGTTTTACGGTACATGGTAGAGGTTCGTAATGAtctttttttaacattatcatctctattatttttctttttaaagtgtAATATAAGGACTCAATATTAGtcccttttctattttctaataatttcgataaatgtaaattttaatgaaattgaatgtaAGTAAGACTTCACTTTCCTCCTTCAATTCCATGTTGGTTACAAAGGTAAGTgtcggaattaaattatatatttttatgagagttaaaatataattttataatttttttagtttatatctttataaattttaaaagattaaatcaaaatttatcatttttgagagcccaaagtgtaattttacattttacaaaattaaaatcttgtaaaGCTTAAAGGggtaaaagtgaaaatttacattttaaggaGACTAGGGCCCTTGCTAGACCCCCTAGCACAGCCCTTGGTTCGGTAATCATATTAAATTTCGAATTTAGTCGAATCACACCTTAAATTGAAGCAAAGCTTTCTTAACATTATTTCTCTATCTATAAGATTCCAACGGTATTGAGTTCCTTATCATTCGACCCAATAAACATTAGTCTTGATCTCTAAAGACCAATAATCACATTAAGATTCGATTAATTTATGAGTTTCGTTTATTCAGACTCTAAAcggaaacaaaattttattattattattttcttcattcgcaAAACTCGAactcaaaatctaatttaaaaaatattagattaattctttgaattttgtgaaagttttctcaaatttagaatattttagatcctcaaaataacataatttggtACATCATAACATGGAAGGAaaagtatttactatttatgttgAATGGCcatattttgtgtttattagAAAAAGTAgtcaaaaactttttttttcagtaGTGCAAATCAAACTCTTGGTGCAATTGCAAACAaacttttgattaatattaaattttgggttgaatttaTCTCTTACATcggtataaaattaaattagttctaTAGTTTTTTCGTTTATTTTAACGATTCAaccataaatttattaatataattcatatttttatgcatgaataaaaaatctatatatattattatttattaaacgGTTGAAagtttttacatgaaaaatagtttaaaaattaattcatataaatataaatatttattgattaaattttaattaaattaacaccGTTACCTATTACAATAAAGAAGAAAtcctatttaaaagttaaaagaaaattatgaatataaatatatatatattgtattagaaaatatatattagtatttttggttcatattaaaattaaaattccttTAAAAGGTGATAAAAgacaataaattaatataaaatctaaCTGTCGTACAATAGTTTCTTTTTGagttaacacaaatattttaattttaagtaatcatttatcaaaatagcgattttaaattccataacaaaatacaaatatatatatatatatatatatatatatatatatatatataaacatctCACAATCTAATTAGAGCTGATCATGTACCGTGCCGAGTTTTGGTTAGgtcaagttaaaattttagattcgTTTTTTAGACTCGGCTCgaaaaaaaagcttaaaattttgtccaagtctagtccggataaaaatgctaaaatctAAACTCGACCTGATTTGCccgtattattttttttatataaaaataaatttaaaatataatacatcaaaaacattaaaataaatattttccaataaaaaaacttaaataatactgAGACAAGagcaacttagcaagcaaatacctctaaaatagtagcaaaattaataataaaacaagagttatacaatacccaaataataacaatataatagcgaaatgatagtaaaacaatgaaaaatagtGGCAAAACAGTAAAAAACAGCAacagttttttattttgtaaattcgGGTTGGGCTAAAAAAAGCTTACTTGAGGCCGGACCCATTTAGAAAACGAGCCTTActttttgtccaaactcatttttcggaTCTATATTTTCACCCAAACCCTCTTACTTTTCAAGTAAGCCTTCGAGCATGGTTGGATGACTCGACCCATGATCAAGTCTAAATCTAATAGTCGTACAAATTATGAttgtcttatttatttattttgctggagattattgtcttatttatttatataataaatgtaaTGTACATGATCAAAGTATAAACTCAATTAGAATTCATTATTCCAAGGTTCCTTGAACTTAGTAAATGAGGTTTTGGTTCGTTAGTTAAAGTTTTCTAGTTTTATTATAAGTAATTACGATGTGTGGGTTTTTATTCTATGCATATGTTATCTCgagttttgtctttttttttagttcaattatTGCTTAATTTTCGTCCTTTGTGCTTCGcactaatttaatttacattgtAGTTGGTTGAACATACATTTGTATTTGTATTGTACTTGTGAATGTACTATATTTATATTAGTCAAACtctcccccaaaaaaaaaattaagacaaaagTATGGATAAACAATAATTGTCTTCGGAGAATGTTggtgtgtataaataaaataaacttataagaAATTACGAAAAGAAGTAAAGGTTATCCAAGCTTTGAACTCATGATTAGATATCGATTTAAGACTTGATAACACTAGTCTTTTACCACTACATGAATAGTTTAGTTGACTCAATTTACCTTTCAatcaaattacattattaatccttatactatatataagttacaattttagtttctatactttaatctgatcattttaatcattatactttttagttttgaaatttcaatcatgACTTAAGCGAGAATCGTTAAATCCATTAAACTAGATTCTTCTATTTCTAATATCTTAGacgaaaaatatattatcatgtTTATAATGTCATGCCAAGTtacaattttcatataatatttacaaaaatgtcACGCCATTGTTGTTAATGGATTTAGTGGCTACAATTTAATTcgaactgaaatttcaaaattcaaaagtaaagagactaaaatgattaaattagagAACAATAACTAAACCCACAACTTACTCATAGTATGAGAACAATAATAGAATTTgaccaaacaaatttaactactataatattaaaaataaaaactcaaaattaaaaattaaaaattaaagtgcAAAAACTTATATCTATAATCTACACCTAACTTTTTAAGTTGAAAGTAAAAAGAGAAGCAATCCTTTTCTATGGGGTTCATCTTTTTGGATTTCGTTATAGGAGTGAACTTCCTAAATGTAAAAGGGATGGCCCATGAGGCCCAAGATTAGAGTCCATAATAGATGTTCAAATCAGAGAAAGCAAGGCTACATtctaaaaaaatcttattttaaatgcaattagtttattttattttattttatagagtAGTTAACAGCATAAGGAAGCAGGAATTAAGGTTCATTGTTGGATAATCAGACTTTAAATCTTATTGATGTAATCCCCACCATAATTTGCAAGgtcaaaatatttgataaaatttatgattcgattattaaataggtaaatttaatctatttccTCTAAAAAAATTGGATAGCATTAACATTTcttgtttaaaaaaaagttatttactatttaataaaGTTAATGTTGTGAAGATTTTTGTAAATGaaatcacaatttttttaaaatttgatgtctacagtttagttttatttgatttttttaataataataagattaaattaatctatttaataataaataaattattttgatttaatctctATAATAGAGGTAAACCCACTCGGCCTGGGCTAAAGGCTCGCTTGAAAAATGAGAAGGTTTAGGAAAAAATATAgacccaaaaaatgggcttaagTAAAAAATGAGACCTGTTTTCTAAACAGGTTGAGCTTCGCTAAACTTTTTTTTGCCCTAGTCTGGTCCAACttgaatttgcaaaaaaaaaaaatattgttttgtcATTGATTTAGTATCGTttcgctattatattgctactattttgttgttattattttattattaattttgctactattttaaaggtattatgtttgctaaattttatctatttttgtgttatttaggtataaataattttttaattttatttttaatttgttggaaaatatttattttaatatttttaatgtatttgatgtattatattttttaactttgtttttatacaaaaaattaatatcaacgAGCTG
The nucleotide sequence above comes from Gossypium raimondii isolate GPD5lz chromosome 13, ASM2569854v1, whole genome shotgun sequence. Encoded proteins:
- the LOC105784129 gene encoding protein GLUTAMINE DUMPER 2; the encoded protein is MEAREPHNATARTHSGVNSELHTSPWHSPVPYLFGGLAAMLGLIAFALLVLACSYWKLLGYNENDGEGGTERDLEAGEGKGEAGRPVMEPKVLVIMAGEKKPTFLATPIGSNGSYYLGDNSEKRCCCSDQKGEEGKQDEKEVCRGGDGGGDGGAETTVTQQSSSDDH